The Clostridia bacterium region ACGAACTGCTGGAGCAGCGCAACCGCCTGAACGCGGAAATCGAGCACCTGACCCGCGAAATCGTGCACTATAAGGAAGCCCTCTTGAAGCAGATGCTGTACAACACCGAGGAGATCAAGGTGGGCAGCGGTTCGCCCCTGGTGGGGCAGAGCGTGCAGTCGGCCAACATCCGCGCCCTCACCGGGGTGACCGTGACCGCGGTGCGGCGGCGGGGGGTGCTTTTCGACTCTCCCGGGGAAGAGGTTACCCTGCAGCCGGGCGACGTACTGCTGGTGGTGGGGGATAAGGGGGGCAAGGAGAAACTGAGGGGTCTGGCCGCAGGGGCGGCCGAGGAGGCCGGAGAGATTTGAAGTCTCAGGGGCTTACTCCGGGGAAGGTTCTGGCCCGGGCCCGCGAGGGCCGGCCGGAGCCTTTTTACCTTTTCTACGGTCCCGAGCGTTACCTTGTTCGCTTGGTGCTGGAGCGCCTGGCCGGCTGCCTGCCCGAGGAGGTGCGGGCCTTCAATTGCCTCTTTGCCGAAGGCGGGCAGCGGCCGGTAGCGGAACTGTTGGGCTGGATCTCCACCTTTCCGGTGGGCGCTCCCTGGCGGCTTTTGGTGGTGCGGGACGAGGAGCTGCTCACCGGGAGATCCAGGCGCGAAGACGAGGAGGCCTACCTGAATTACCTCGCCCGGCCCGCACCGGCCGGCTGCCTGGTGCTGGTGGCCGGAGCGGAAGTAGATACGGCCGGGCGGCTCTACCGGGCCGCTGCCGCCGCCGGCCGCACGGTGGCCTTTGAGGCGCTGGAAGCCGGGGAAATGCGGCGCTGGGCCCGGGAGGAAGCCTCTGCCTACGGCAAGAGCCTGCGGCCGGATGCCCTGGCCTATCTGGTATCGGTTGCCGAAGGGGATCTGAGCTTCCTGCTGGGATCGGTGGCCAAGGCCTGCCTCTATGCGGGCGAGGCCAATGAGGTCGACCTGGCCGCCGTGCGCGAAGTGGTCTCGGCCACTCCTCAGGGCACCATCTTCAACCTGGTGGACGCGGCGGGTGAGGGAGATGCCGCCCGCGCCCTGGTCCTGCTGCGGCGGCTGCTGGACGGAGGCGAGGCACCCCTGCGGCTTTCCTACCTTCTGACCCGGCAGGTACGGCTGTTGCTGTGGGCGCGGCTGCTGGTGGCGGAGGGCAGGTCTTCGGCCGAGGTCGGCCGGCAGCTGGGGTTACCGGGTTTTGTGGCGGAAAGGCTCCTCCGGCAGATGCAGCGCTTCGATACGGACCGGCTGGAAGAAGCCCTGGAGGAACTCCTGGCCGTGGACGTGAGGCTGAAAAGCACCGGTCGGGATCCCCGGGCGGTGCTGGAAGAGGCAATCTGGTTTCTATGTAGGCCTGCTAGGGGGCTAGCAGGCCACCGCGGCTAGCGGTCCTGGCGGGCCATCTGCTGTTCCCGCTGGATTTCCGCCTGGGTTTTGGAGGATCCGGGCTCGTCCTTGGCAGCGTTCTGCCAGGCCTGTTGGTTGCGGCGCTGCCGCTCCTGAGTGACTTGGGCGTTGTACTGCTCTTCCCGCCGGCTTTCGGCCGGGGTTTTGGCCGATCCCGGGCCGAGATCGGCGGCGGTTTCCCAGGCCTGGCGATTGCGCTGCTGCCGGGCCTGCTCGCGCTGCTGCTCGCGATTGATCTCGGCCTGCGTCTTCACCGAGCCCGCCTTGGGTGCCAAGCGGCTCAACCCCCTTCCCGGTATAGAGGTCTGAACTCCGGTTATAGTATGTGGTGGCGAGAAACAAAAAAACCGGTCGCCGTCTACCCAAGAAATGCAAAGCCGCAAGGACGTTTGCTCGCCTCCTTGCGGCAGAAGACCCACGACCTGTGGCCCCGGCGCCGCGGGCTTTGGGCGGACTAGGTTTGAGCGGTTTTCTTGTTAAAAAGCCTGTATAACAGCGACTTGCGGCGCGCGGCCGTATTCTTGTGCAGCACGCCCCGGGTAACCGCCCTATCGATGACCCGAACCGCCTCGCGCAGCCGTTCCGACAGCAGTTGCCGGTCGTTCTGCTCCATGGCTTCACGGAAGCGCCGGATGGCGGTCCGGGTCCGGGACTTTACCGCCCGGTTGCGAAGGGCCCGGCGTTCCGCCTGCGCGGCCCGCTTGAGCGCCGACTTGTTCTTCTTGGCCAAGTGCGGTGTCACCTCCTATTCGCCCTACCATTTTAGCATCCCGGAACCCTTCTGGCAACACCACCCGCCGCCGACTTGTCCAGAGTTTACCTCGGCCGGCGAGGCGGCCGGCGGGAACGGGAATTCCCCCGGCCGGGCCGGGGTCGTCAGGGCAGGGGAACGATCAGGTATCCTTCCCCGGCGTTTCCCAGGGCCTCGTAGCGGCCGGCCAGGTAGAAGTAGCCCACCAGGGCGGCGGTGAGCGCGTCCAATTGGTGGTGGCTCGGCCGCCGGCCTCGGGCCGGCAGGCGCACCCCGGCGTCTACCAGCGCCCGGTGTAGTCCCTCCAGGTCCGCCCGCTTGCGCGGCCAGCCCAGGATGTCCTGGGCGGCTCCCGGGTAGCACTCGATGACCTCCTTTCCTTCCCGGCGCAGCCGCTCGGCCAGGCGCATGCCCCGGAGGGTGAGCCCGCGCATCTTTTCGATCAGGCAGGGATACACTCTGATGCCCCGGCGGACGAGGACCCGCTCGCATTCACGGGTGAGACCGTGAACGCGGCACGGGCAGGAGTCGCTGGTGCAGCAGCGCCCGGCCGGCAGGCTCAGGGGAGCATCGATGGACACCAGTTCGGCCCCGGCGGCCCGGACCAGTCGCATTATTTCCTCGTCGGTCGCGGCCCGCGCG contains the following coding sequences:
- a CDS encoding GntR family transcriptional regulator, which produces MLNQKGAGGRREGELARYEEIALMLAADIARGRYREGERIYGRSVLAGQYSVSPETIRKAVALLQAREVVETVAGSGIIVLSRRAAQKFVEDFEEFSALEKMEKRLDELLEQRNRLNAEIEHLTREIVHYKEALLKQMLYNTEEIKVGSGSPLVGQSVQSANIRALTGVTVTAVRRRGVLFDSPGEEVTLQPGDVLLVVGDKGGKEKLRGLAAGAAEEAGEI
- the holA gene encoding DNA polymerase III subunit delta, whose product is MKSQGLTPGKVLARAREGRPEPFYLFYGPERYLVRLVLERLAGCLPEEVRAFNCLFAEGGQRPVAELLGWISTFPVGAPWRLLVVRDEELLTGRSRREDEEAYLNYLARPAPAGCLVLVAGAEVDTAGRLYRAAAAAGRTVAFEALEAGEMRRWAREEASAYGKSLRPDALAYLVSVAEGDLSFLLGSVAKACLYAGEANEVDLAAVREVVSATPQGTIFNLVDAAGEGDAARALVLLRRLLDGGEAPLRLSYLLTRQVRLLLWARLLVAEGRSSAEVGRQLGLPGFVAERLLRQMQRFDTDRLEEALEELLAVDVRLKSTGRDPRAVLEEAIWFLCRPARGLAGHRG
- the rpsT gene encoding 30S ribosomal protein S20: MAKKNKSALKRAAQAERRALRNRAVKSRTRTAIRRFREAMEQNDRQLLSERLREAVRVIDRAVTRGVLHKNTAARRKSLLYRLFNKKTAQT